The following is a genomic window from bacterium.
AGAGACCAACCGGTCTGTGGTATGGAACCGTAAATATGGAAACGGGTGAGCGTGTTGCTACAAAATTCGGAGCGCTGGATGCATTCTTTCCCGCTGTGCTTGCGCTATCGGGCGACCTTTCGCGCGCCAGAGCTTTACAGCAGTCTTCTTACGCGATGTGGACCAAATTCGGAATCGAGCCGGAAGAGATTGATTACAGTACGATGAAGATCACCTATGACGGCTATCCGCTTCGGCCGGAAATCATGGAATCAGCATATTACCTGTATTACTTCACAAACGATCCCGTGTATTTGAAGATGGGAGAAACTTTTCTGAAAGGCTTAAGGAAGTATTGCAGGACCCGACGAGGTTATGCGGCGTTGGTCTCCGTCGAAACAAAAGAGAAGAGGGATAGCATGGAAAGTTATTTTCTAGCTGAGACTTTGAAGTATCTTTACCTTCTGTTTGCGCCTCGCGAAACGTTGGATTTATCAAAGTTTGTATTCAATACGGAAGCCCATCCCATTCGGAAGTAAACAGAGTAGCGCGTCTCGCCTGCGGTTGGCGCGGACGGGACGTCCGTCGCTACTTTGCTACAATAGGCAAACATGGCTGAACTGGTTCGAACTCTTTCTCTTCGCGATCTTGTTTTGCTGATCATCGGCGCGGTGATCGGTTCCGGAATTTTCATCATTCCCGGGGCTGTACTCCGCAGCGTGGATGCATCCGTTGGTGTTGCTCTTCTTGTATGGGTATTCGGTG
Proteins encoded in this region:
- a CDS encoding glycoside hydrolase family 47 protein — encoded protein: MKRNRSFCLVSSHHQSSADVPSATKFLLLILVLSLHVQCSGQKEVDKEKLQQKVRDEFLHSWNSYKNSHIGGGIDSYYEYLYKCWLLFDDKDCHTMWKGSIAALNKYLADQRPTGLWYGTVNMETGERVATKFGALDAFFPAVLALSGDLSRARALQQSSYAMWTKFGIEPEEIDYSTMKITYDGYPLRPEIMESAYYLYYFTNDPVYLKMGETFLKGLRKYCRTRRGYAALVSVETKEKRDSMESYFLAETLKYLYLLFAPRETLDLSKFVFNTEAHPIRK